The proteins below are encoded in one region of Candidatus Methanoperedens sp.:
- a CDS encoding UPF0175 family protein, with the protein MEYKLRKAIRKYTDSSVSLGKASEIASLPKRIFIYKLQEIGIPLNLSESDFVKGLDTLTKARKLKKSS; encoded by the coding sequence ATGGAATACAAACTAAGAAAAGCCATCAGAAAATATACCGATAGTTCGGTTTCATTGGGAAAAGCATCCGAAATAGCAAGTCTGCCCAAGAGAATTTTTATATATAAACTTCAGGAAATCGGAATTCCGTTGAATTTGTCGGAAAGTGACTTTGTGAAAGGATTGGATACCCTAACAAAAGCCAGAAAACTAAAAAAATCTTCTTGA
- a CDS encoding class II fructose-bisphosphate aldolase translates to MKESDFAPISGSTILNSIVGRRMIIMATNTRVTTVARGIFRAARDTDSAVFMELARSECDLKGGYTGLTPKAFSERVRKAAVDTECDVWALHADHITVKKGDAKEIDDTKKLIDAQIEADYTSFAIDASHLFNFEGKNLREELDKNIQVTTELAKHIEKRMKGKEFGLEVEVGEIGRKDEHGLVLTKPEEAVVFIKALNGNGVHPQVIAIANGSVHGNVYDEHGNVIEQVSINIPQTKAVAKALRDNNLNVGIAQHGITGTPRELINLEFPKGDIIKGNVATFWQDIVFNVLKVYEPELYRDMWNWTLETYRAKNPGKKDKEIFGSNCKFAIREFFDRIYSVDEDTERAIEALVYAESLIFFRAFSSKGSAGLVRERLK, encoded by the coding sequence ATGAAAGAAAGTGATTTTGCACCAATTTCTGGTTCTACCATTCTGAACAGCATCGTCGGCAGGAGAATGATAATCATGGCGACAAACACAAGGGTTACCACGGTCGCCCGCGGCATCTTCAGGGCTGCAAGGGATACGGATTCAGCTGTGTTTATGGAACTTGCGCGCTCCGAATGCGACTTAAAAGGCGGATACACCGGGCTTACTCCAAAGGCTTTTTCAGAAAGGGTGAGAAAGGCTGCTGTGGATACGGAATGCGATGTATGGGCGCTCCATGCAGACCACATCACGGTCAAGAAAGGCGATGCCAAAGAAATAGATGATACAAAAAAACTGATCGACGCCCAGATAGAAGCAGACTACACCTCGTTCGCAATAGATGCTTCTCATCTCTTTAATTTTGAGGGAAAGAACCTGCGGGAGGAGCTAGATAAGAATATCCAAGTTACCACCGAATTGGCAAAGCACATAGAAAAAAGAATGAAGGGAAAGGAGTTCGGGCTTGAGGTTGAGGTTGGCGAGATCGGAAGGAAGGATGAGCATGGTCTTGTGCTTACAAAGCCCGAGGAAGCGGTCGTGTTCATCAAGGCTCTGAACGGGAACGGCGTGCATCCCCAGGTTATTGCTATTGCCAACGGAAGCGTGCACGGGAATGTATACGATGAGCACGGGAACGTGATTGAGCAGGTATCCATCAACATCCCGCAGACAAAGGCTGTTGCGAAAGCATTACGGGACAATAACCTGAACGTTGGGATTGCACAGCACGGGATTACAGGCACGCCGCGAGAACTCATAAACCTGGAGTTCCCCAAGGGCGATATTATCAAAGGGAATGTGGCTACGTTCTGGCAGGACATCGTGTTTAATGTGCTGAAAGTGTATGAGCCGGAGCTGTACAGGGACATGTGGAACTGGACGCTTGAAACGTATCGGGCGAAAAATCCGGGCAAGAAAGATAAGGAGATCTTCGGGAGCAACTGCAAGTTCGCTATCAGGGAGTTCTTTGACAGGATTTACAGCGTGGATGAGGATACGGAGAGGGCGATTGAGGCTCTTGTTTATGCCGAAAGCCTGATATTTTTCAGGGCGTTCAGTTCGAAGGGGTCGGCGGGTCTGGTGAGAGAAAGGTTGAAGTGA
- a CDS encoding fructose-1,6-bisphosphatase codes for MKSGFLRGQNKAGTKNIYGEEQMALDKWADEVLISGLKKTRLVRYIATEEQPDIIEIDNPKNEFGVVIDPLDGSSLIDVNLAVGTIIGIYPGNVLDKGENMLAAMYILYGPLTTLTLTAGNGVHDFVMDEKGVFNLTQRDVKIPDGKIYAPGALRKDYLPAHAMFIENLEKGGYKLRFSGSFVADMHQILHKGGVFTYPGFKGKEKGKLRLLFEANPMGKIITEAGGAISNGRVNILSIKPLAIDELTPIYAGGKKEISLIEKLMAQ; via the coding sequence ATAAAGAGCGGCTTCCTCCGAGGACAGAATAAAGCCGGGACAAAGAATATCTACGGCGAGGAGCAGATGGCTCTTGACAAATGGGCCGATGAGGTTTTGATTAGCGGATTAAAAAAAACAAGGCTAGTGCGGTATATAGCTACGGAAGAGCAGCCTGATATTATCGAAATCGATAATCCCAAAAACGAATTCGGGGTGGTCATAGACCCACTTGACGGTTCTTCCCTGATAGACGTGAACCTTGCCGTCGGCACGATTATAGGGATTTATCCTGGAAATGTGCTGGATAAAGGGGAAAACATGCTTGCAGCGATGTATATCCTCTACGGGCCCCTGACCACGCTAACGCTGACGGCAGGCAATGGGGTGCATGATTTTGTCATGGATGAAAAAGGGGTATTCAATCTTACTCAGAGGGATGTTAAAATCCCGGACGGGAAAATATATGCACCCGGCGCTCTTCGAAAGGATTACCTGCCAGCACACGCCATGTTTATTGAGAATCTTGAGAAGGGGGGGTATAAACTGCGCTTTTCCGGCTCTTTCGTGGCAGACATGCACCAGATTCTCCACAAAGGCGGGGTTTTCACCTATCCGGGATTCAAAGGAAAAGAAAAGGGAAAGCTGCGTCTGTTATTCGAGGCAAACCCCATGGGGAAGATAATAACCGAAGCTGGGGGGGCAATCAGCAACGGAAGAGTGAATATCCTTTCTATTAAGCCTCTGGCTATCGATGAGTTGACTCCAATCTACGCAGGAGGTAAAAAGGAAATCAGCCTGATTGAAAAGCTTATGGCGCAATGA
- a CDS encoding NAD(P)/FAD-dependent oxidoreductase, whose amino-acid sequence MAEYDVIVVGGGISGLLSALTLSRHGKKVLVLEKDSIVGGNCNSYTVDGFQVDTGVHAITHLREGPLRRLMDEYFTYIPLFLDFGHYFVRTEKGLTKLPSNIKEFVTFDILPRKDRLLLSQALTKAITQITFGMLDANQSVYDYLPKGLSKDTYDFVDAIAYSLSGKSMKETSVHRVLYGSSFVRDSVSEDIFEAVQENSSYSSMITDRLSKYQLTGHLSALSRLATNKIAYAQAYPRGGLKSLLNAVLHSMPRTVQIKTNSRVKEILTENGKVTGVATDSDSFSSDAVIYTGFVKSLASFVSLPSDYKEKLSRIDQTLSLTIWLGLSEKMKEFDYMGSEIWFKDGAYWAMPISNYDVCIAPKGKQLVGFTFVIDDKQNIEGEKKRALELILRALPGIENRIEMTHYQVTIPEKAAVTLNGYFAGPRSPLPNLYLAGTDTDNRSMGVTRAGYSVLELLRAMKEDKKL is encoded by the coding sequence ATGGCGGAATATGATGTAATCGTTGTAGGAGGAGGCATAAGCGGTCTCCTATCAGCCCTGACCCTTTCAAGACACGGGAAGAAAGTCCTCGTGCTTGAAAAAGACAGCATCGTGGGAGGCAACTGCAACAGCTACACCGTGGACGGTTTCCAGGTGGATACAGGCGTGCATGCTATAACCCACCTGCGTGAGGGGCCTCTGCGGCGACTGATGGATGAATATTTCACGTACATACCTTTGTTTTTGGATTTTGGGCATTACTTTGTGCGCACAGAGAAAGGTCTTACGAAACTGCCCTCCAATATCAAAGAGTTTGTCACTTTTGATATCCTGCCCAGAAAAGACAGGCTCCTGCTTTCACAGGCATTGACAAAAGCCATTACACAGATTACATTCGGGATGCTGGATGCCAATCAGTCGGTGTACGATTACCTGCCAAAAGGGCTGTCCAAGGACACATATGATTTTGTGGATGCAATAGCTTATTCCCTTTCTGGAAAATCCATGAAAGAGACATCGGTTCATCGCGTATTATACGGGAGCAGCTTTGTCAGGGACAGCGTTTCTGAGGATATTTTTGAGGCTGTCCAGGAGAATTCATCATACTCCTCCATGATAACCGACAGGCTGTCAAAATACCAGCTGACAGGTCATCTTTCAGCTTTAAGCCGACTTGCGACCAATAAAATAGCTTACGCGCAGGCATACCCGCGCGGCGGTCTGAAATCACTTTTAAATGCGGTTTTACACTCGATGCCCAGAACTGTGCAGATAAAAACAAATTCAAGGGTAAAGGAGATACTTACGGAGAACGGAAAAGTAACAGGAGTTGCCACAGATAGCGATTCTTTCTCATCCGATGCTGTCATATATACAGGGTTTGTAAAAAGCCTGGCATCTTTTGTCTCGCTGCCTTCCGATTATAAAGAAAAACTTTCCCGCATCGACCAGACGCTGAGTCTTACTATCTGGCTGGGCTTGAGTGAAAAAATGAAGGAATTTGATTACATGGGGTCTGAGATATGGTTCAAGGACGGCGCATACTGGGCTATGCCTATCAGCAATTACGATGTGTGCATTGCGCCAAAGGGTAAGCAGCTTGTGGGGTTCACCTTCGTTATTGACGATAAGCAGAATATCGAAGGCGAAAAGAAACGGGCGCTTGAATTGATCCTGCGCGCACTTCCGGGAATCGAGAACAGGATTGAAATGACCCATTACCAGGTGACAATCCCAGAAAAGGCTGCTGTAACCCTCAACGGCTATTTTGCCGGGCCGCGATCGCCCCTTCCAAACCTATACCTTGCCGGAACAGATACGGATAACCGGAGTATGGGAGTTACAAGAGCCGGGTATTCGGTGCTTGAGCTTCTGAGGGCAATGAAAGAGGATAAGAAACTCTGA
- a CDS encoding PHP domain-containing protein, with amino-acid sequence MRFDLHIHSNHSTDCSLKVDDILKQAVKKGLDGIAICDHNTVEGSLHARRRAKELNLPLLVLSGVEVSTTGGHLIILGVTENIQPNLSPQETIRIAHQKGAVVIAAHPFKVRSIGNVDGLDVDAVETFNSRCIFGENLKAKEMAVALGKSGVGGSDSHMLSTIGLGFTEIEAESDEGSVLSAIKEGRTRSGGQIAPLYVVFIQVVRGFLRRLNRLGKESYSKIFQQ; translated from the coding sequence ATGCGCTTCGACCTGCACATCCATTCAAACCACTCAACTGACTGCAGCTTGAAAGTGGACGACATCCTGAAGCAGGCTGTAAAAAAAGGGCTTGACGGGATTGCTATATGCGACCACAATACAGTGGAAGGAAGCCTTCATGCCAGGAGGAGGGCAAAAGAATTGAACCTGCCTTTGCTTGTGCTTTCAGGAGTGGAGGTTTCAACAACCGGGGGGCATCTTATCATACTCGGGGTAACAGAAAATATCCAGCCAAACCTTTCGCCGCAGGAAACTATCAGGATTGCCCATCAAAAGGGCGCTGTGGTAATAGCGGCGCATCCTTTCAAGGTGAGAAGCATCGGCAATGTGGATGGGCTCGACGTGGATGCAGTCGAAACCTTCAATTCCAGGTGCATATTCGGGGAAAACCTGAAAGCAAAAGAGATGGCTGTGGCTCTTGGAAAATCTGGAGTCGGAGGAAGCGATTCCCACATGCTTTCAACAATAGGTCTCGGGTTTACGGAAATAGAAGCAGAATCGGATGAAGGGTCTGTCCTGTCCGCAATTAAAGAAGGAAGAACACGCTCTGGCGGACAGATTGCTCCATTATATGTGGTATTTATTCAGGTTGTACGCGGATTCTTACGAAGGCTTAACAGACTTGGAAAAGAATCTTACAGCAAGATTTTTCAACAATGA
- a CDS encoding endonuclease III: MTIDLIISRLKKRYPPGKFHSSDPFRVLIATVLSQRTRDEVTDRAAEKLFAKYGSPGALAQADVVDIEKLIRAVGFYRVKAPRVKEIARIISNDFKGKVPDDMDTLLSLPGVGRKTANCVLVYGFGKDAIAVDTHVHRISNRLGLVNTKTPEETEVRLKEVLLKRHWRHINELLVRFGQDICRPVAPRCGACMLAELCPSRRQK, translated from the coding sequence ATGACAATTGATTTAATTATCTCCCGCCTCAAAAAGCGCTACCCTCCAGGCAAATTCCACTCATCTGACCCATTCCGAGTGCTCATTGCCACAGTCCTCTCCCAGCGCACCCGCGACGAGGTCACTGATAGGGCAGCAGAAAAACTCTTTGCAAAATACGGCTCACCCGGCGCTCTTGCTCAGGCAGATGTTGTGGATATCGAGAAATTAATTCGCGCGGTTGGGTTCTATCGTGTGAAAGCGCCGCGCGTGAAGGAAATAGCCCGGATTATCAGTAACGATTTCAAGGGCAAAGTACCTGACGATATGGATACGCTGCTCTCGCTTCCGGGCGTGGGAAGAAAGACAGCCAATTGTGTACTGGTTTACGGGTTCGGCAAGGATGCGATAGCTGTTGACACCCATGTGCACCGAATCTCAAACAGGCTCGGGCTTGTGAACACGAAGACGCCGGAGGAAACTGAGGTAAGACTCAAAGAAGTGCTCTTAAAAAGGCACTGGCGCCACATCAACGAACTCCTTGTGCGCTTTGGTCAGGATATATGCAGACCCGTAGCGCCGAGATGCGGCGCCTGCATGCTTGCTGAGCTGTGCCCAAGCAGGAGGCAAAAGTAA
- a CDS encoding DUF86 domain-containing protein, with translation MDAERIKDKLSELLVYIAELDEDIPGAEDEYIEERRTRRACERTFQLACDTILDICNLIIAGKGLGLPKDNRDAIRKLADNKIIPKKLSERLEDMVGFRNLLVHRYGKVDDSRAYHYLKEEIDDLYEFAEAIEKLIE, from the coding sequence ATGGATGCTGAAAGGATAAAGGATAAATTGAGTGAGCTTCTGGTTTATATCGCAGAACTTGATGAGGATATACCTGGCGCAGAAGATGAATATATAGAGGAGCGCCGGACAAGAAGAGCATGTGAGAGAACTTTCCAGCTTGCCTGCGATACTATTCTGGACATCTGCAACCTGATAATCGCCGGCAAAGGTCTTGGGCTTCCAAAGGATAACAGGGATGCGATACGAAAGCTTGCTGATAACAAAATAATTCCGAAGAAACTATCGGAGAGGCTCGAAGATATGGTAGGATTCAGAAATCTTCTGGTTCACCGATATGGCAAGGTGGATGATTCAAGAGCCTACCATTACCTGAAAGAAGAAATTGATGACCTGTACGAGTTCGCAGAAGCGATTGAGAAGCTAATCGAATGA
- a CDS encoding nucleotidyltransferase domain-containing protein, with protein sequence MKSKSTKTEPKTDEILVTLKSFDFIHSVLLFGSRARGKTGRDIDICIIPSRELSLRERLSIDSAMPSGVDISMYHELPVHIRKRISEEGKVLYTKDMYHLLTLFKENDLEYAGYKRYREYYNKAIREMSRRVRV encoded by the coding sequence ATGAAAAGTAAAAGCACAAAAACCGAACCAAAAACAGACGAAATTCTTGTGACACTGAAGAGCTTCGACTTTATCCACAGCGTTCTGCTTTTCGGCTCGCGTGCAAGAGGAAAAACAGGGAGGGACATAGACATCTGCATCATCCCTTCAAGAGAACTCAGTCTGAGAGAGAGATTATCCATTGATTCTGCCATGCCATCGGGTGTTGACATTTCAATGTACCACGAACTGCCGGTTCACATCAGAAAAAGGATTTCAGAGGAGGGAAAGGTGCTTTACACAAAGGACATGTACCATCTGCTCACTCTTTTCAAAGAGAACGATCTAGAGTATGCAGGCTACAAGAGATACAGGGAATATTACAACAAGGCAATAAGGGAAATGAGCAGGAGAGTAAGGGTTTAA
- a CDS encoding DHH family phosphoesterase — MTLECTACKGTGLIIISEKECPDCKGSGKTKSISLEKLSEKDIGKLMAGGMTCTACNGTGKISVTEPCKTCAGRGKFFTCTVCGKETTKGDLCESCAKKPLVNILSPECDTRELEIGKIYEGKVQGHANFGVFVDLNPQLRGLIHSSNINFTPEIGDKLFVEIRNIASNGNIELIPRSLKEYQVIEVEKQLPRRKTTELSKYLGKLVHLSGEVIQIKQTGGPTIFTISDEDGTVQCAAFEKAGERAYPEIKSETIVKIFGEPSMRNGAMQVEIRSMKPLWGGDATSIKEQIESAIDKRAEPHDTEFLVKSDVLEKLKPRMRNAAKLIRKAVFKSRPIVIRHHADADGITSAIAIERALLPLLREVGGSDADRHFYRRSPSKAPFYELEDVTKDLTFALEDQERFAQKMPLVVLMDNGATEEDMPAMKQAAIYGVDILVIDHHHPDGTIDSMVLEHVNPAYAGGDFGITTGMLGAEIARMINPEVTEEIKHLPAVSAVGDRSEAHEAELYKSLIAEKYKPEELKEMALALDYEAFWQRFNDGRGMMNDILNLGSNVRHQQIVKLLCEQANAAITEQLEASMPNVKTQTLPNGAILNVIDVENYAHKFTFPPPGKTSGEIHDRLCTKYSGQPVVTIGYGPDFAVLRSRGVKMNIPQIVKELHGEIKGAGVSGGGHLVVGSIKFVEGMRKEVLAKLAEKIGAAGTR; from the coding sequence ATGACCCTCGAATGCACCGCCTGCAAAGGCACAGGCTTGATAATAATCAGCGAAAAGGAATGCCCCGACTGCAAGGGCTCAGGCAAGACAAAGTCCATAAGCCTTGAAAAACTCTCGGAAAAAGACATCGGCAAACTCATGGCAGGAGGAATGACATGCACCGCTTGCAACGGAACGGGCAAAATTTCAGTCACAGAACCATGCAAAACCTGCGCCGGCAGGGGAAAGTTCTTCACATGCACGGTCTGCGGCAAGGAAACCACGAAAGGAGACCTCTGCGAAAGCTGTGCTAAAAAACCTCTTGTGAATATTCTCAGTCCTGAGTGCGACACCCGCGAGCTTGAGATCGGGAAGATTTACGAAGGAAAGGTGCAGGGGCATGCTAACTTCGGGGTTTTCGTGGATTTGAATCCCCAGCTTCGAGGACTTATTCATTCAAGCAACATCAATTTCACTCCTGAAATCGGCGATAAGCTCTTTGTCGAAATAAGAAACATAGCCTCAAACGGCAATATCGAATTAATCCCACGCAGCCTCAAGGAATACCAGGTGATCGAGGTTGAAAAACAACTTCCTCGAAGGAAGACCACAGAACTCTCAAAATACCTTGGCAAACTCGTCCATCTCTCAGGCGAGGTAATCCAGATAAAACAGACAGGCGGCCCCACAATATTCACAATCTCAGATGAAGACGGCACGGTGCAGTGCGCTGCTTTTGAGAAAGCAGGTGAGCGGGCTTACCCTGAGATAAAGTCAGAGACCATCGTAAAAATCTTCGGCGAACCCTCAATGAGGAACGGCGCCATGCAGGTGGAGATCCGTTCCATGAAACCGCTGTGGGGAGGGGATGCCACAAGTATTAAAGAGCAGATAGAATCCGCAATCGACAAGCGGGCTGAACCACATGATACCGAGTTCCTTGTAAAGAGCGATGTGCTGGAAAAACTCAAGCCCAGGATGCGAAATGCTGCAAAACTGATCAGGAAAGCAGTTTTTAAGTCCCGCCCGATAGTCATACGGCACCACGCCGATGCAGACGGCATCACTTCGGCTATCGCTATCGAGCGCGCGCTCCTGCCCCTGCTGCGGGAAGTCGGAGGCTCCGATGCAGACCGGCACTTCTACAGGCGCTCTCCTTCAAAGGCGCCGTTTTATGAACTGGAGGATGTGACAAAAGACCTCACCTTTGCACTCGAAGACCAGGAGAGATTTGCCCAGAAAATGCCCCTTGTGGTATTGATGGACAACGGGGCGACAGAGGAGGACATGCCAGCTATGAAACAGGCGGCGATTTATGGCGTGGATATCCTTGTCATTGACCATCATCATCCCGACGGTACGATAGATTCTATGGTGCTTGAGCATGTAAATCCTGCCTATGCAGGCGGAGACTTCGGCATAACCACAGGCATGCTGGGAGCCGAGATTGCAAGGATGATAAACCCTGAAGTCACGGAAGAAATAAAGCACCTGCCGGCGGTTTCAGCGGTCGGGGACAGGTCGGAGGCGCATGAAGCAGAGCTTTATAAGTCTCTGATAGCAGAGAAATATAAACCAGAAGAGCTAAAGGAGATGGCTCTTGCCCTGGATTACGAGGCGTTCTGGCAGAGGTTCAACGATGGGCGGGGGATGATGAACGATATTCTCAACCTGGGCTCTAATGTCAGGCATCAGCAGATCGTGAAATTATTGTGCGAGCAGGCAAATGCGGCGATTACAGAGCAGCTTGAGGCTTCGATGCCCAATGTAAAAACGCAGACGCTGCCCAACGGCGCAATATTGAATGTGATCGACGTGGAGAACTATGCCCACAAGTTCACCTTTCCCCCTCCGGGCAAGACAAGCGGGGAGATACATGACCGCCTGTGCACCAAATACAGCGGGCAGCCTGTGGTAACGATAGGATACGGTCCTGATTTTGCAGTGCTGCGCTCAAGGGGTGTTAAGATGAACATCCCGCAGATTGTGAAAGAACTGCACGGCGAGATTAAAGGTGCGGGCGTGAGCGGAGGAGGGCATCTTGTCGTAGGGAGCATAAAGTTCGTGGAGGGCATGAGAAAGGAAGTGCTGGCGAAGCTGGCGGAGAAGATAGGGGCGGCAGGAACCCGATGA
- a CDS encoding 4Fe-4S binding protein, which yields MKVSEKCVGCAQCAAYCPYDAITVFGCAMMNEKCVECCICVDYCPVCAISEDG from the coding sequence ATGAAAGTCAGCGAGAAATGCGTGGGCTGCGCTCAGTGCGCCGCATACTGCCCCTACGATGCAATAACAGTATTCGGGTGCGCAATGATGAACGAAAAGTGTGTTGAGTGCTGCATTTGCGTGGATTATTGCCCCGTCTGTGCCATCTCGGAGGACGGATGA
- a CDS encoding NAD(P)/FAD-dependent oxidoreductase → MKAVIIGAGLGGLLAGAKLSKSGYNVEIFERLPFIGGRFANLEYKGFKLSTGALHMIPHGSRGPLAQMLREVGADVTIIDSSPMAVIRKETGENIEFHDFRKELGFTKKVKLGAILLFSRKFKPKSDISFRDWILKFFDDEFLLRLADSFCGWSLSLRAKEVPAREMLEIIDSMYLYKGSGTPLGGCGAVTGALADVIKSNGGRIHTKSCVDTIITDKDRASGVRVNGKTVDADIVISDIGHLETSRMYECRDNAYLEKIKKVRPSQGIKICLSSDEPLIGHSGVFFTPFTERINGINEVTNADPALAPPGKHLIMSHQAVISGNLNSEINLGLLDLKRLFPDKKYEVLLVQSYSNGWPVNRVSSGWDIGNRTPVSNLYVVGDGAKGKGGIEVEGVALGVRNAIKEIGV, encoded by the coding sequence ATGAAAGCGGTTATCATAGGCGCAGGTCTCGGGGGTTTGCTGGCTGGCGCAAAGCTCTCAAAATCAGGGTACAATGTAGAGATATTCGAGCGACTGCCCTTCATAGGCGGGCGGTTTGCCAATCTTGAATATAAAGGCTTCAAACTCAGCACAGGCGCGCTTCACATGATACCCCACGGCTCACGAGGACCATTAGCACAGATGCTGCGCGAGGTGGGCGCTGATGTAACCATAATTGACTCGAGCCCGATGGCAGTCATCAGAAAAGAGACTGGGGAGAATATCGAGTTTCATGATTTCCGAAAAGAGCTTGGGTTTACAAAAAAGGTGAAACTTGGAGCTATACTTCTGTTTTCACGGAAATTCAAGCCAAAAAGCGATATCTCATTCAGGGATTGGATCTTAAAATTTTTTGATGATGAATTCCTGCTGAGGCTTGCAGACTCTTTCTGCGGCTGGTCTTTGAGCCTGCGGGCAAAAGAAGTCCCTGCGCGGGAGATGCTGGAAATAATCGACAGCATGTATCTGTACAAGGGCTCGGGAACCCCGCTCGGCGGCTGCGGTGCAGTGACCGGCGCACTTGCTGATGTTATTAAGTCAAACGGCGGAAGGATACACACTAAATCATGTGTTGATACGATAATCACCGATAAAGACCGTGCAAGTGGAGTCAGAGTGAATGGGAAAACAGTGGATGCTGACATTGTCATCAGTGATATCGGACACCTTGAGACGAGCAGGATGTATGAGTGCAGGGATAATGCGTATCTTGAGAAAATAAAAAAGGTCAGACCTTCGCAAGGAATAAAAATATGCCTTTCTTCGGATGAGCCGCTGATAGGTCACAGCGGCGTTTTTTTCACCCCTTTCACAGAGAGGATAAACGGCATCAACGAAGTGACAAACGCAGACCCGGCGCTTGCGCCGCCTGGGAAACACCTTATAATGTCGCATCAGGCTGTCATTTCAGGTAATCTGAATAGTGAGATCAATCTCGGGCTTCTTGACCTGAAGCGTCTCTTCCCGGATAAGAAGTACGAGGTGCTTTTAGTTCAATCCTATTCCAACGGATGGCCTGTGAACAGGGTTTCATCGGGATGGGACATCGGGAACAGGACGCCTGTCAGCAATCTTTATGTTGTGGGGGACGGCGCAAAAGGAAAAGGAGGGATTGAAGTGGAGGGAGTGGCTCTGGGTGTCAGGAATGCGATAAAGGAAATAGGGGTTTAA
- a CDS encoding MoaD family protein codes for MVKIRFSSALSNVTHARETTLELGNTTVKTVLDKLVEQYGADFEKRILEKGEVRRFVNLYVNGEDIRHLSGLSTGVKDADEISILPAVSGG; via the coding sequence ATGGTTAAAATAAGATTTTCTTCTGCATTGAGCAATGTTACCCATGCACGCGAGACTACCCTGGAACTTGGAAATACAACGGTAAAGACCGTGCTGGATAAACTGGTCGAACAGTACGGTGCCGATTTTGAGAAGCGGATTCTTGAAAAAGGCGAAGTAAGACGGTTTGTGAACCTGTACGTGAACGGCGAGGATATAAGGCATTTAAGCGGTCTTTCTACGGGTGTGAAGGATGCCGACGAGATATCCATACTGCCTGCCGTTAGCGGGGGATAA